The following DNA comes from Chitinophaga nivalis.
TCATGTACCAGTAAATTCTGCACAGCAGGAATGTTGACCAGTATCCCTATCAGAATGAGGAGGCCGAACAAACACAGGAACACGATCGATAATATTTTCCGTACTTTTTTCAGGCAGCAAAGTTTATCCGGCAAAAATAAATAATAGTTGGCAGTCAATGTCAATTAGCGGACGGTAAATACTAAATAAGATCGCATGTGCGGTATAAAGCCGGGAAGAACGGTGTGCCTGATTTCGTGTAGGGGGTAGGGTGAGTAAGAAAAATAACAGGAAGAACAACGGGTAAACAATCGGCAGGGGATGTTTTATGTCCAATAATTAGAAAAGAAATATCATATAATTGTCCTGATATGACTATTTTAATGGTGTTATATTGCTATTTAATAATAGTATTTTGATCTGTTTATTTTTAAAAATGAGGTATTTATCTCCCTAAAATATTAATAATAAATCTTTTGTATCATGATAAGGTTGTGGTCGATAATCAAAATAAAATTGTCATGATATGGTCAGAAGTTGGGTCAATGCTTTTAAGAAAACATTAACATTTATAAATTTCGTCCCGGACACTTTAAAAAGTGAATATCGGGAGTAGTGAACAACCAGTGAGCATCGAATAAAAAAGCAGGTAAGCAATCAGTGAGCAAGCAACCTACCTGTTAATAACAACCAAAGTAATTCAACCATCAGAGAACATCGGCGTATTGGAAAAATCAGTGAGCAATTTCGGGGAGATGTGCAGATGACAACCAAAGTAACAAAAAAAATCAGTGAGCAGTATTGACAAGCGGCGCATCAGGCAACCGAAGAACGTATGTAGCAAACCATTCAACAGTAACAACACGGTGTGAACAATGCAAACCAATGAACAGACGGGCAGGGTATGCACACATCTGTCAAATCAGGTAACCAAATCAGTGAATAGCAATAACTCGCATGAACAATGGAACACCTTGTGTAAACAAAAATAGGCAGTGAAATCAGTGAACAACAATTAGCATTCATCAACCAGTCTGATTATTCCAGCGTAATCTCTAAACAAGTATCTATGTGTAAAAAGTGGCTATTATTAGCACTCATGGGATTCCTATGCCTGCAGGTATGGGCTCAGGAGCGAAAAATTTCCGGTACCGTTAAAGACGAAAAAGGAGGCGCATTACCGGGCGTATCTGTGAAGGAAGCAGGTACCAATAACGGTGCAGCAACCACTCCTGACGGAAAATTTACCCTTACCTTAAAAGGAACTTCCTATAAACTGTCTGTTTCTTTCATCGGCTATGAAACGCAGACCATTGCAATTACCGATAGAGATAATTACCAGATATCGATGAAGGCAGATGCCAAAAGCCTGAAAGATGTGGTCGTTATCGGTTATCAGGAAGTAAAGCGCAAAACCGTTACGGCGGCCGTTGCCAGCGTAAAGGGTAAAGAAATTGAAAACCTGCCTTCCCCTAGCTTCGATCAGTTGCTGCAAGGACGTGCAGCCGGATTGAACGTACAGAACTTCACCGGCGAACCGGGTGTACGCGGGTCTTTTGTGATCAGGGGAAATACTTCCATCAGCCGGTCGGCAGACAATGCCCGCGCCCTCAGCTCTCCGCTGTTTGTGATAGATGGTATTCCTGTTTCCATGGATGATGCAGCGGCATTTGATAATACCGGAACCAACTACATCGCCGGTCTGAATCCCAACGATATTGAATCCATCGACATCCTGAAAGATGCTTCGGCAGCAGCCATCTATGGTTCCCGCGGCGCAAACGGCGTAGTGATCATCAAAACCAGAAGAGGTAAGCCCGGTAAGCCGCAGGTGAACTTCTCCACCTATGCCGGGATGGTAAAGAAACCCAAGTTTGAAAAAGTATTTGGTGGCGCAGAAGAAAGAAGATTCAAAATGGATTACCTGCAGCAACACCTGCACCCGGAACTGCTGGGTAAAGTGCTGCCCATGATCCTGACAGACAGCCTGAATCCGGCATTCAACGGGGCGGTAGACTGGCAGGACCTCTTCTACAGAAACGGTACGCTGCAAAACTATGACCTGTCTGTTTCCGGCGCCAGTGACCTCATGAACTACCGGATCAGCGGTAACTATTATAACGAAGATGGTAGCATTAAAGGCACCGGTTTTAAACGTTATACCATTTCTGCTGCCATGGGGGTAAAGATGTCATCCCGGTTAAGCGTGGATGCCCTCTTCCGTTTGAGCCGTGGCGACAGATCCCGTGGCCGTGGCCAGTTTCCCGGTGAAGATGCGATTCCGTTGCAAAACGGACAATACCTTTCTTCTCTCCTGAACATCACAGATATTGACCGGAAGAATTTTACCGGTGACCTGAGCAGTGGCCGCGATAAAAACATCAACGATGATATCACGGCCAGCCTCACAGTTAACTATGATATCAACAGTAAGCTGCGTTTTTCGTCGGTAGGTTCCATTCAGTCGAGCGTCAATTCCCGTGATATCTTCCGGCCGGGCGCCTTGAACATTGCGGGACTGTCGTATGCACAGAGCAATAAATCCCGTTACGAAAACCTGAACCTGGATAACACCCTGAACTATACCACTAACATCTTTAACAAGGAACACCACCTGAACGTGTTGCTGGGTAACACCATCAACAACGTGAAAAATGAATACACCGGTATTGGCAGCGGCGCACTCGGCAACGACAACGTGAAAGTAGTACAGGGATATAATGTGAATTACCTGTTGCGCGAAGATGTTTATGGTAACCTGGTTTCCGGTTCCAATTATTCTTCCGCAGGTATGTTGTCTTTCTTCAGCCGTATTAACTACGATTATAAAGAAAGATACCTGTTGTCATTTGCCTATCGTGCAGATGCCTCTTCCCGTTTTGGCCGTAACAGCCGCTGGGGCTACTTCCCCTCTGTATCCGTGGGTTGGAACGTGAGCGATGAACCATTTATGGAACCCGTGAAAAAATGGATGGACATGCTGAAATTCCGTGGTAGCTATGGTGTTACAGGTAGCCTGCCCGGTGGTTTTTATCTGCCTTACAATACCTACAGCATCAACCAGGGTACCTATGGTGGTTCTACCGGCGGTACCTACAATGGGGTGAATGCGGTGACGCCTAACTTCGCAGATGGGGTGGCGCAGGATGGATTAACCTGGGAACAATCCATTCAATCCAATATCGGTTTTGATGCGAGCTTCTTCAACGGCCGCTTAAACGCTACCGTAGATGCCTATAACCGTGGTAAATCCAAAACCCTGTTCGACCTGTTGTTACCAGCTACCAGTGGTTATGATAAAGTAAATACCAATGCGGTGGGGCTGCGTAATACCGGTATCGAGTTTACGATCCAGGGCCGCATCTTTGCGCCCAACAAACCATTCCAGTGGAATTCCCGCCTGATCCTTTCATTCAACAGAAACCAGATTACCGAGTTGCCCAATGGTAACCGCGACCTGGTAGTGTCCAACGATAATCTGGGCATTACCTATATCCTGACCAAAGGCCGCCCGATCAATGAGTTCTACATGATCAAGAGCAATGGCGTATATGGCAGTGATCAGGATATTCCTTTCAACCCTTACACCGGTGAGAAGCTAACTTATTGGAACGGCAACCATACGGTACAACCAGGCGATTTTATCTGGGTAGATCAGAATGGTGATTTTGATGTGTGGGATTGGAATGATAAAGTACGGGGCGGTAATCCCAACCCCAGTGTTACCGGTGGTTTCACCAATACTTTCTCCTATAAGGGTGTCAGCCTGGAAGTATTCGTTACGTTCCTGCTGGGCCGCGATATCTACAATAAATACATGTCAGACCGGTTAAAAGGATTAAGAAACGACTTTGGCTCCATTGCAGGTATAGATCCTTCGAAAGTAGATACCTGGCGTAAACCGGGCGATCAGAACAAGTATTCCGAACTGATTCCTTATGCACCGGGTTACTACTACCAGTTCCTGCCCTTCTCTACAGCGTTTGTAGAAAGCGGCAACTATGCCCGTATCAAATACCTGAACCTGTCTTACACCTTCAATCGCAAATTCCTCGACAAAATCAAACTGCGCAACCTGCAGATATATGGTGTAATGGATAACGTAGCCATGTTCCAGCAGACCAGTGTACCAGATGCGGAAGCCGTAGATGAAAGAGGTACGTATACCGGTGGTGGTTATCCGATACCTAAGAAATTTACCCTGGGTGTGAATGTTGGTTTTTAATCTTAAAAGAAGTCTGATATGAATCGTCTTAAAAATATTTTCACAGTAGTAGCGGCCGGATTGCTGTTGTCACCGTTTGTAGCCTGTAAGAAATTACTGGACCAGGAGCCGATCAACTCTCCCTACAATAATGTTTTCTGGAAAAACCAGCGGGATGCAGAGCAGGGAGTAGCCGGTGGTTACGCCTTGTTACGCCGGGCGCTGACTACGAATAATGAATATGATATGAACCTGTCTCATTTCGCCTATGGTACTTTACCGGCGTTTGAGTTTGATGATTATCGTCAATATGATTTGGGCTTCCTGGTGAAAAGCAACGGAGAGCTGTCTACGGCAAATTTTATCGGCAGTTACCTGGATGCTTATCACGACTGGTCGCCTTATTTTAAGGTAGTGACCCAGGCGAATCTCATCCTGCACTATCTGCCGGGTATTCCGAACGAACAGTTCACGGAGTCGCCCGCCCGTACCCGTAACCGTTTGCTGGGAGAGGCTTATTTCCTGCGCGCCTACAGCTACTTCTATATGGTACGTTTATGGGGCGATGTACCCCTGGTGACGAAGTTTGACGGTGATCCGGCGCAAGCACAGAATGTACCGCGTACCAACGAAAAAGTAGTGCTGGATAACTGTGTGGAAGACCTGAAAAAAGCTATTTCCCTGTTGCCATGGGAATATAAAAATGGGATGGAACGGGCGGTAAGAGCCAACAGAGGTGCAGCCTTCGGCTTACTGGCGCATGTGTATATGTGGAAAAACTTCCTGAACAAAGGCACGGTAGCAACGGATCGGACCAATGCCATTGCAGCGGTAGACTCCCTTGAGAAAAGTGGCCAGTATCAGTTGTTGCCGGCGGCATCCTACCCTAAAATATTCCGCGGTAAAACGGCGGAAGGCATTTTTGAACTGAATATGCAGGTAGCTGACGGAGAGCAACAGGTACAAAAAGGCTTCTACTATTCTATCATGAAAACGCCTTTCATCCAGAATAAAACCAGCAAACCGGATGTGCTCAACAAAGCACTGGTAGACCGTTTGTATGAAGAAGACGACCTGCGGCTGCAATACTATTTCTCCGGCCTGAAAGCAGCCGAACCGGAAAAAATAGTGATCTGTAAATTTTCCGGTCCTAACCGTGAAAATATTTACTATAAAAATCCGGGTAATTTTTCTGATGCGGCGGTAGATGCCAACCTGATACTGATGCGTTATGCGGATCTGCTGCTGCTGCGTGCAGAAGCCTATGCCGATCAGGGCAACATTGGTGCGGCATTGAAAGATGTGAATGCGGTAAGAATCCGCGCAGGCGCTTCGCCATCTGATGGGAACGGAGATATCCGGTATGAAGTATTTGCAGAACGTACCCGCGAATTATATGCAGAAGGACAACGCTGGTATGACCTGGTACGTACGGGTTATCTGGCTACGGAAGAGAACAACAAGTTCGGACAAAGCCGTTATAATGCCGAAGGCTGGAAGTGGCCGGTATCCAGGAAATTATTCCTGAATAACACAGTCATCACACAAAACAAATTCTGGTTGGGTAAAGTGAAATAACACCGGATACCTCCTCATCAATCCTTAAAAGTACAGGTATGAACAAACTTACAATATCAATCTTGAAATATGGATGGGCAGCGTTGTTGCTGGCTATATTGGCTACTGCCTGCAAAAAAGATGATCATTTCATGGGCGGCAGTATTACCAACGAGCGTACTGACCTGACCACCTACGATTACCTGAAAACAAACCCGCTGTTTGATACCCTGATACTGCTGATCAACAAAGCAGGGCTGAAGGACCAGATCAACAGCAACATCACTTTTTTTGCACCTACAGATTTTGCGATCCGTGAATTGGTGAAACGCAGGACCACCGAATTACAGAAAGAAAAGAAGGATGAAAATATCTACTACACATTGGACAGTTTTCCGGTAAATGAACTGCGGGACTCCCTGCTGGCCTATACCTTTAAAGGTGCTATCGTGCGGGATGACCTGTCGCTGGATGCACAGGTATATAAAAATCAAAAGGGGGAAGACTTTGGTATCCGCCTGAGACAATCAACGGATTATAGTAAGGTTTTTTCCAAACCGGTACGTTATCTCTCCATTACAAAACTGATCAATGGCCTGGATCCGGAGCCACGTCCTGAGGACTATCCGGATAAAGACAAAGACAAGGAATCCATGTTACAGACTTCGGGTATTATCACCCGAACCGGTGTGCTGCATGTCATTGAGAACACACACGTTTTTTATTGGAGATAATCCGTCATCCACAAATTATTAAAACATGTCAGGGAAATATAACATAAGAAAACTGCTGAGTACTGCCGTAATGATTGGATTGCTGGGTACTGCCTGTAAAAAAATTGATGAAGGTTTTCTGAGCGAGGGTTTGTATGTGCCGGATGCACCTATTACCGTAGAGCGGGGAAATCCTTTTCAGAAAACAGCCGCCATTCTGCCGGATGGTACTACTCAGCCAATGGTAGTAAAGTTGCTGGACATCCGCCGGGCCGATAATAAAAAGCATGCAGATGAATTTTTTAAAACCTACCCGGTTTACGTATATACGGCATCGGTAGATCCGGCAAAAGATACGACCATTGAACAGGTGAATAAAAAAAGAGCGCTTAAAAGTCTGCAGCCTTTTATATTCCTGCCCAGTGGTCAGTTTGTATTTAACGGGGCAACCGATAGTCTGCCATTGGGGATAACGTATGAATACGATGTGGAAGTATCCAATGTGGCGGGGTCCAAAACCTACAAAAATATTGGTACCCTTACTACCGCGGATCCGCAGCTGGTGAAAGAAACTTCTGCCGGCTGTAATATGTTCCCGGACGATGGCAGCCCCACTGTACCGATGCCTGTTCCGACATTAACGGT
Coding sequences within:
- a CDS encoding RagB/SusD family nutrient uptake outer membrane protein, whose translation is MNRLKNIFTVVAAGLLLSPFVACKKLLDQEPINSPYNNVFWKNQRDAEQGVAGGYALLRRALTTNNEYDMNLSHFAYGTLPAFEFDDYRQYDLGFLVKSNGELSTANFIGSYLDAYHDWSPYFKVVTQANLILHYLPGIPNEQFTESPARTRNRLLGEAYFLRAYSYFYMVRLWGDVPLVTKFDGDPAQAQNVPRTNEKVVLDNCVEDLKKAISLLPWEYKNGMERAVRANRGAAFGLLAHVYMWKNFLNKGTVATDRTNAIAAVDSLEKSGQYQLLPAASYPKIFRGKTAEGIFELNMQVADGEQQVQKGFYYSIMKTPFIQNKTSKPDVLNKALVDRLYEEDDLRLQYYFSGLKAAEPEKIVICKFSGPNRENIYYKNPGNFSDAAVDANLILMRYADLLLLRAEAYADQGNIGAALKDVNAVRIRAGASPSDGNGDIRYEVFAERTRELYAEGQRWYDLVRTGYLATEENNKFGQSRYNAEGWKWPVSRKLFLNNTVITQNKFWLGKVK
- a CDS encoding SusC/RagA family TonB-linked outer membrane protein, which codes for MCKKWLLLALMGFLCLQVWAQERKISGTVKDEKGGALPGVSVKEAGTNNGAATTPDGKFTLTLKGTSYKLSVSFIGYETQTIAITDRDNYQISMKADAKSLKDVVVIGYQEVKRKTVTAAVASVKGKEIENLPSPSFDQLLQGRAAGLNVQNFTGEPGVRGSFVIRGNTSISRSADNARALSSPLFVIDGIPVSMDDAAAFDNTGTNYIAGLNPNDIESIDILKDASAAAIYGSRGANGVVIIKTRRGKPGKPQVNFSTYAGMVKKPKFEKVFGGAEERRFKMDYLQQHLHPELLGKVLPMILTDSLNPAFNGAVDWQDLFYRNGTLQNYDLSVSGASDLMNYRISGNYYNEDGSIKGTGFKRYTISAAMGVKMSSRLSVDALFRLSRGDRSRGRGQFPGEDAIPLQNGQYLSSLLNITDIDRKNFTGDLSSGRDKNINDDITASLTVNYDINSKLRFSSVGSIQSSVNSRDIFRPGALNIAGLSYAQSNKSRYENLNLDNTLNYTTNIFNKEHHLNVLLGNTINNVKNEYTGIGSGALGNDNVKVVQGYNVNYLLREDVYGNLVSGSNYSSAGMLSFFSRINYDYKERYLLSFAYRADASSRFGRNSRWGYFPSVSVGWNVSDEPFMEPVKKWMDMLKFRGSYGVTGSLPGGFYLPYNTYSINQGTYGGSTGGTYNGVNAVTPNFADGVAQDGLTWEQSIQSNIGFDASFFNGRLNATVDAYNRGKSKTLFDLLLPATSGYDKVNTNAVGLRNTGIEFTIQGRIFAPNKPFQWNSRLILSFNRNQITELPNGNRDLVVSNDNLGITYILTKGRPINEFYMIKSNGVYGSDQDIPFNPYTGEKLTYWNGNHTVQPGDFIWVDQNGDFDVWDWNDKVRGGNPNPSVTGGFTNTFSYKGVSLEVFVTFLLGRDIYNKYMSDRLKGLRNDFGSIAGIDPSKVDTWRKPGDQNKYSELIPYAPGYYYQFLPFSTAFVESGNYARIKYLNLSYTFNRKFLDKIKLRNLQIYGVMDNVAMFQQTSVPDAEAVDERGTYTGGGYPIPKKFTLGVNVGF
- a CDS encoding fasciclin domain-containing protein, coding for MNKLTISILKYGWAALLLAILATACKKDDHFMGGSITNERTDLTTYDYLKTNPLFDTLILLINKAGLKDQINSNITFFAPTDFAIRELVKRRTTELQKEKKDENIYYTLDSFPVNELRDSLLAYTFKGAIVRDDLSLDAQVYKNQKGEDFGIRLRQSTDYSKVFSKPVRYLSITKLINGLDPEPRPEDYPDKDKDKESMLQTSGIITRTGVLHVIENTHVFYWR
- a CDS encoding DUF5007 domain-containing protein, encoding MSGKYNIRKLLSTAVMIGLLGTACKKIDEGFLSEGLYVPDAPITVERGNPFQKTAAILPDGTTQPMVVKLLDIRRADNKKHADEFFKTYPVYVYTASVDPAKDTTIEQVNKKRALKSLQPFIFLPSGQFVFNGATDSLPLGITYEYDVEVSNVAGSKTYKNIGTLTTADPQLVKETSAGCNMFPDDGSPTVPMPVPTLTVTKIKESGAMVILKITDKLGNPFNPKNGEIIKRGDRPIFENYARFHPIEYTDTSMICNFEIAPFPLSKYSANGTNWNYLMYYRIPMKFVKIDPSLSAKVGTINPLFQFRLMKAGTYVVEIRIDKITRVPG